In Chloracidobacterium sp., the following proteins share a genomic window:
- the pyk gene encoding pyruvate kinase yields the protein MRKAKILATLGPASASQPMIEKMLDAGTNAVRINMSHGTRDEHAATIAAARAAAAKVGRPLAILVDLAGPKIRTRSLAGGEPVELVEGQRFTITTNDVTGDSARVATNYVDLPSAVEAGTRILIDDGAIELVVESETETDIVTRVVTGGTLLERKGINLPNTSLPIPSLTEKDRQDLEWAIEQNVEYIALSFVRTAADCKEVKALIKQLNKREVGRALLVAKIEKAEAIENLVGIIAETDGLMVARGDLGVETSVELVPVYQKRIIETAIAHDKFVITATQMLQSMITNPYPTRAEASDVANAVWDGTDAVMLSAETATGKYPVETIRTMVRIIESAETIKGDQLKRPIKLSQPPSGRTSQALCKAAVYAAEEVGTEKVAVFTESGLMARRLSSFRSGLQTFALTASENVHDQLSLIWGVKPFCHKDLHSAVEAEEAGGRTSLDLLNAESGTTEEMLRTGEKMLLDAEVASAGETMVMMAGRLSGHGLSSSVIVWTVGEKVPNR from the coding sequence ATGCGAAAAGCAAAGATCCTCGCCACGCTCGGCCCCGCGTCCGCTTCTCAGCCGATGATCGAGAAGATGCTCGACGCGGGCACCAATGCCGTGCGAATAAATATGTCGCACGGCACGCGCGATGAACACGCCGCGACGATCGCTGCCGCCCGGGCCGCTGCCGCGAAGGTCGGGCGGCCATTAGCGATCCTCGTCGACCTGGCTGGGCCAAAGATACGGACACGCAGCCTCGCGGGCGGCGAGCCCGTCGAGCTTGTTGAGGGCCAGCGATTCACGATAACCACAAATGACGTTACGGGCGACAGCGCACGCGTTGCGACCAATTATGTGGATCTGCCGTCGGCGGTCGAGGCAGGAACACGCATCCTGATCGACGACGGTGCGATCGAGCTGGTCGTCGAGTCCGAGACCGAAACCGACATCGTAACGCGCGTAGTAACGGGCGGGACCTTGCTGGAGCGAAAGGGCATCAACCTGCCGAATACGTCCCTGCCGATCCCGTCGCTGACCGAGAAGGACCGTCAGGACCTCGAATGGGCGATCGAGCAGAACGTCGAATACATCGCGTTGTCATTCGTTCGTACCGCGGCCGACTGCAAAGAAGTCAAGGCCCTGATCAAGCAGCTTAACAAGCGGGAGGTCGGCCGGGCACTGTTGGTCGCGAAGATCGAAAAGGCGGAGGCGATCGAGAACCTCGTCGGCATCATCGCCGAGACCGACGGCCTGATGGTCGCCCGCGGCGACCTCGGTGTCGAGACCAGCGTCGAACTTGTGCCCGTATACCAAAAAAGGATCATTGAAACGGCGATCGCCCATGACAAGTTTGTTATCACCGCCACGCAGATGCTGCAATCGATGATCACGAATCCCTATCCCACAAGGGCCGAAGCATCTGATGTTGCTAATGCCGTCTGGGACGGTACCGATGCTGTCATGCTCTCGGCCGAGACCGCGACCGGCAAGTATCCGGTCGAGACTATCAGGACCATGGTCCGGATCATCGAATCGGCAGAAACGATCAAGGGCGACCAGCTAAAACGCCCGATCAAACTCTCGCAGCCGCCGTCGGGCCGCACGAGCCAGGCCCTCTGCAAGGCGGCCGTCTATGCGGCGGAGGAGGTCGGGACAGAGAAGGTAGCGGTCTTTACCGAATCAGGACTGATGGCACGGCGTTTGTCATCATTTCGTTCTGGCCTGCAGACGTTTGCATTGACAGCGTCTGAGAATGTTCACGACCAGCTTTCTCTTATCTGGGGCGTCAAGCCATTCTGTCATAAGGACTTGCACTCTGCCGTGGAAGCCGAGGAGGCAGGCGGCCGAACCTCGCTCGATCTCCTCAATGCTGAATCTGGAACGACTGAAGAAATGCTCAGAACGGGTGAGAAGATGTTGCTCGACGCCGAGGTCGCCTCGGCCGGCGAGACGATGGTCATGATGGCCGGCCGCCTTTCAGGCCATGGCCTGTCGAGCTCAGTTATCGTCTGGACCGTCGGTGAAAAGGTTCCCAACCGCTAG
- a CDS encoding VIT family protein, which translates to MTSHNEMHRVHRIGWLRAAVLGANDGIVSTASLVIGVAAAQAEHSSVMLAGIAGLFAGALSMAAGEYVSVSSQADTERADIELERRHLRDDPDFELRELAAIYEQRGLAPKLAAEVARQMTEHDALAAHARDELGISDVMSAKPIQAAVFSAVSFSIGAALPLGVAALALGALLIPTVAVSSLVFLALLGAVAARVGGAPVVMGLARVLFWGAIAMAATALVGRLFGTIV; encoded by the coding sequence ATGACCTCTCACAACGAAATGCATCGCGTCCACCGCATCGGGTGGCTGCGCGCGGCCGTTTTGGGTGCGAATGATGGGATCGTCTCGACGGCGAGCCTGGTCATCGGCGTGGCCGCGGCGCAGGCCGAGCATTCGTCGGTAATGCTGGCCGGTATTGCCGGATTGTTTGCAGGTGCGCTCTCGATGGCGGCGGGCGAGTATGTTTCGGTCAGTTCGCAGGCGGACACTGAAAGGGCTGATATCGAACTAGAGCGTCGACATTTGCGCGACGATCCTGATTTCGAGCTGCGTGAATTGGCGGCGATCTACGAACAGCGCGGCCTTGCTCCAAAGCTGGCGGCAGAGGTTGCCAGACAGATGACTGAACACGACGCGCTGGCTGCCCACGCACGCGATGAACTGGGCATTTCAGACGTTATGAGCGCGAAGCCGATACAGGCCGCCGTGTTCTCGGCCGTGAGTTTTTCGATCGGCGCCGCCCTGCCGCTCGGCGTTGCCGCACTTGCGCTTGGAGCGTTACTAATTCCGACGGTTGCTGTCTCGTCACTGGTATTTCTGGCGTTGTTGGGTGCGGTTGCCGCACGGGTCGGCGGCGCACCTGTTGTAATGGGCCTTGCGAGAGTGCTCTTTTGGGGGGCGATCGCGATGGCGGCAACCGCACTGGTTGGCCGGCTGTTTGGGACTATTGTCTAG
- a CDS encoding TlpA family protein disulfide reductase: MKSSAACFLGFAFALSIACRPAATPIAVSNQPSSINGRPVTNLPMPPSKPLADMSWTDPDSRVHKLSDLKGKAVILDFWATYCGPCREEIPHLNSLLAKHGGDNLSIVGLNVGGKEDMDKVPEFTKITKIDYPIALPEDELSRFIFAGRTEIPQTAVFDRSGNLVKKFMGYNAAIKKELDDAVATVVASN; encoded by the coding sequence GTGAAGTCTAGTGCTGCCTGTTTTTTGGGTTTCGCCTTTGCCCTTTCGATCGCGTGCCGACCGGCCGCGACGCCGATTGCCGTATCGAACCAGCCTTCGTCGATCAATGGTCGCCCGGTAACCAACCTTCCCATGCCGCCGTCAAAGCCGCTCGCCGACATGAGCTGGACTGACCCGGACAGCCGAGTTCACAAGCTCAGCGATCTGAAAGGCAAGGCCGTCATCCTTGACTTTTGGGCGACCTACTGCGGCCCCTGTCGCGAAGAGATACCGCACCTCAATTCGCTCCTCGCCAAGCACGGCGGCGATAACCTCAGCATCGTCGGCCTCAACGTCGGCGGCAAAGAGGACATGGACAAGGTGCCGGAGTTTACCAAGATCACAAAGATCGACTATCCGATCGCCCTGCCCGAGGACGAACTGAGCCGATTTATCTTCGCCGGCCGGACTGAAATACCGCAGACAGCCGTCTTTGACCGCAGTGGCAACTTGGTGAAGAAGTTCATGGGCTACAACGCCGCGATCAAGAAGGAACTGGACGATGCCGTTGCGACGGTTGTCGCCTCGAACTGA
- a CDS encoding glycoside hydrolase family 15 protein has product MRDIPVGNGSLLVNFDDKYQIRDIYFPHVGQENHTEGYPSRFGVWVDGEFSWIASDEWTRELKYVPETLVTDVTVTSEELGLRIVSNDTVASHDNIFLRRIRIENLKDRPRDVRVFLHQDFRIYENKFGDTAYYDPDARSLIHYKKHRYFLINTEPHFTTFATGRKAFHEKEGTWRDAEDGELQGAPVTEGSVDSTIGVEFELQKSGSYEFFYWIAVGTTRDEVASLNSHILERQPQLYLDYTANYWHAWVNKNDRDMACLKPEVVDLYKRSLLIIHTQIDYRGAILAANDSDVTERATDNYSYLWTRDGAFVANALDTAGYPGVTRAFFDLCSRIVHKDGYFCQKYNPDGSVASGWLASWDAATRQKLLPIQEDETALVLWSLWQHYDRYRDIEFAHRVYRLLTVHCAEFMADFRDDALKLPKSSWNLWEDRSGIHTFTCSAVVAGLRAAARFARLFAEVERAIRYEAAADEIVAAMRQHLYSKELGRFCRSLELRNGKFEMDTTVDASLFGIFYFGCFETDDEIVVNTVKAIADALSIKSDIGGVARFQDDGYVRASPRATGNPWFICTLWLAQYYLQAAKTEHDLGPVADALDWTVQRALPSGVLAEQLDPFTGEPLSVSPLTWSHATYVAMVNAYIAKLSSLRSMR; this is encoded by the coding sequence ATGCGCGATATTCCCGTCGGAAATGGCAGCCTGCTGGTCAATTTCGATGACAAATACCAGATCCGAGACATCTACTTTCCGCACGTCGGGCAGGAGAACCACACCGAGGGTTATCCGTCGCGTTTCGGTGTCTGGGTTGACGGTGAATTCTCATGGATCGCTTCCGACGAATGGACCCGTGAGCTGAAATACGTTCCCGAAACGCTTGTCACAGATGTTACCGTAACCAGCGAAGAACTCGGCCTGCGGATCGTGAGCAACGATACGGTGGCGAGCCACGACAATATCTTCCTGCGGCGAATTCGCATCGAGAACTTAAAGGATCGGCCGCGAGACGTCCGCGTTTTTCTCCATCAGGACTTTCGCATCTACGAGAACAAGTTTGGTGATACGGCCTATTACGATCCGGATGCCCGGTCACTGATCCATTACAAGAAACATCGCTATTTCCTCATCAATACGGAACCGCATTTCACGACCTTCGCCACGGGCAGAAAGGCATTTCACGAGAAGGAAGGCACCTGGCGCGATGCCGAGGACGGCGAACTGCAGGGAGCCCCGGTCACAGAGGGCTCGGTGGATTCAACGATCGGCGTCGAATTCGAACTACAAAAAAGCGGGAGCTATGAGTTCTTTTACTGGATCGCTGTTGGGACGACACGCGATGAGGTGGCCAGCCTCAACAGCCACATTCTCGAACGGCAGCCTCAGCTCTACCTGGACTATACGGCAAACTACTGGCACGCGTGGGTCAACAAGAATGACCGCGATATGGCCTGTTTGAAGCCGGAGGTGGTCGATCTTTATAAACGCTCGCTGCTCATCATTCATACTCAGATAGACTACCGCGGGGCGATACTCGCAGCGAATGACTCGGATGTCACCGAGCGTGCAACGGATAACTACAGTTACCTTTGGACACGCGACGGCGCTTTTGTCGCGAACGCGCTCGACACGGCCGGCTATCCGGGCGTGACCCGAGCATTTTTCGACCTGTGCAGCCGCATCGTGCACAAGGACGGCTATTTCTGCCAAAAATATAATCCCGACGGCTCGGTAGCTTCCGGTTGGCTTGCCTCGTGGGATGCCGCGACACGCCAAAAATTGCTGCCGATCCAAGAAGACGAAACGGCCCTCGTCCTCTGGTCGCTCTGGCAGCATTATGACCGCTATCGCGACATCGAATTTGCCCACAGGGTTTATCGGTTGCTGACCGTCCACTGCGCGGAGTTTATGGCCGATTTTCGCGATGACGCTCTCAAACTTCCAAAATCGAGCTGGAATCTTTGGGAGGACCGGTCGGGGATACATACCTTCACCTGTTCTGCCGTCGTCGCGGGACTGCGGGCGGCGGCGAGGTTTGCACGGCTATTCGCCGAGGTCGAGCGCGCGATCCGGTATGAAGCGGCGGCCGACGAGATCGTAGCGGCCATGCGACAGCACCTCTACAGCAAAGAGTTAGGTCGATTTTGCCGCTCGCTCGAACTGCGAAACGGTAAATTTGAGATGGACACGACCGTTGATGCGTCGTTGTTTGGCATCTTCTATTTTGGATGCTTCGAGACCGATGACGAGATCGTTGTCAACACGGTCAAAGCGATCGCCGACGCCCTCTCGATAAAGTCTGACATTGGCGGCGTCGCTCGGTTTCAGGATGACGGTTATGTCCGTGCATCGCCTCGGGCCACGGGCAATCCATGGTTCATCTGCACGCTGTGGCTGGCCCAGTATTATCTTCAGGCGGCGAAGACCGAGCATGATCTCGGCCCCGTGGCAGATGCGCTCGACTGGACCGTGCAACGTGCTCTACCGTCAGGCGTGCTGGCGGAACAGCTTGATCCATTTACGGGGGAACCGCTATCCGTATCGCCCCTCACCTGGTCGCATGCGACCTATGTTGCGATGGTCAACGCATATATAGCAAAACTTAGCTCGCTTCGCTCGATGCGATAA
- a CDS encoding radical SAM protein, whose protein sequence is MPKASSFSRFTRGVRHTVRAFASTKHPVLVHIVPMRRCNLACTYCNEYDKTSEPVPIETMLERIDKLAAFGTSVITISGGEPMLHPEIYDVIARIRHHGMIAGLISNGYYFQVDKIKKLNEAGLDYLQISIDNVTPDDVSKKSLKVLDAKLVNLRDHAKFKVNINSVVGGGVANPEEALQIANRARELGFSSTVGVIHDGDGLLKGLTPREKEVYKEIKSKGARSYARWNWFQDNLVDGGEYDWRCRAGARYLYVDEAGIVSWCSQQRGTPGIPLMEYTHADMHREYHTEKWCAPNCTIQCVHQVGHLDAWRDPQVSLAEYKKRNGDGLNPETVAHIVNAE, encoded by the coding sequence ATGCCAAAGGCGAGCAGTTTTAGCAGATTCACAAGAGGCGTGAGGCACACAGTGCGTGCTTTTGCGTCCACAAAGCATCCCGTTCTGGTGCACATTGTGCCGATGCGGCGATGTAATTTGGCGTGTACATACTGTAACGAATACGACAAGACGAGCGAGCCGGTGCCGATCGAGACGATGCTTGAACGGATCGACAAGCTCGCGGCATTCGGCACTTCTGTCATTACGATCTCGGGGGGCGAACCGATGCTGCACCCTGAGATCTACGACGTTATCGCCCGAATACGCCATCACGGAATGATCGCGGGCCTGATCTCGAACGGCTACTACTTTCAGGTCGACAAGATCAAGAAACTCAACGAGGCCGGCCTCGATTATCTGCAAATATCGATAGACAACGTCACGCCCGACGACGTGTCGAAGAAGAGCCTTAAAGTGCTCGATGCAAAACTCGTAAACCTCCGCGATCACGCCAAATTCAAGGTCAACATAAACTCGGTCGTAGGCGGCGGCGTGGCGAATCCGGAGGAAGCTTTGCAGATCGCGAACCGCGCGAGGGAACTAGGCTTTTCATCGACCGTCGGCGTCATTCATGATGGCGACGGCCTGCTCAAGGGGCTCACGCCTCGTGAAAAGGAAGTTTACAAAGAGATCAAGAGCAAAGGCGCGCGATCCTATGCTCGCTGGAACTGGTTTCAGGACAACCTCGTCGATGGCGGCGAATACGACTGGCGATGCCGCGCCGGCGCTCGTTACCTCTATGTCGATGAGGCCGGCATCGTCTCGTGGTGCTCGCAGCAGCGAGGCACGCCCGGCATCCCGCTGATGGAATACACCCATGCTGACATGCACCGCGAATATCACACGGAAAAATGGTGCGCCCCAAATTGCACCATCCAGTGCGTCCATCAGGTAGGCCACCTCGACGCTTGGCGCGATCCACAGGTTTCGCTTGCGGAGTACAAAAAACGCAATGGCGACGGCTTAAATCCCGAAACGGTTGCACACATCGTAAACGCCGAGTAG